The Polyangium mundeleinium genome contains the following window.
CATGATCGTCGCGGCGCGCCCCGGCATGGGCAAGACGTCGTTCGTCCTCAACATCGCCGTGAACGTCGCCTCGCCGCGCACGGTGGCCGCTGGTCCCGGCGAAGAGGACCATGGGTACGAGCGGCAAGAGCCCGGCTACGGCGTCTGCGTGTTCTCGCTCGAAATGCCCCGCGAGCAGCTCGCGAGTCGTATGGTCTGCACCGAGGGCCGCGTCGATCTCGGCAAGCTGCGCCAGGGCTTCTTGCAGCCGGACGACTGGCGCAGGCTCACCGAGAGCGCCTCGTACCTGTCGACGCTCCCGATCTGGGTCGACGACACGTCCGCGCTCACGCTCCTCGAGGTCCGCGCGAAGGTCCGCCGCATCCAGGCCGAGTACAACCGTACGGCCGGGCCGGGGCAGCCCGAGCGGCGCGTGGGGCTCGTCATCATCGACTACCTCCAGCTCATGAAGGGCCGCGACGGCGTGAGCAGCCGCGAGCAGGAGATCAGCGAGATCTCCCGAGGCCTGAAGCAGCTCGCCAAGGAGCTCCGTGTCCCCGTGATCGCGCTCTCGCAGCTCAACCGCTCCGTCGAGACCCGCACGAACAAGGACAACGGCAAGCGTCCTCAGCTCAGCGATCTGCGCGAGTCCGGCGCCATCGAGCGACGCGGACACGATCATGTTCATCTACCGCGACGAGTACTACAACGCGGAGACCACGAACGCGAAGGGCATCGCCGAGATCATCATCGCGAAGCAGCGAAACGGCCCCACGGGCAAGGTGCTCGTGCGCTTCGCGTCGTCGTACACGCGCTTCGACAACCTCGCGCCCGGCGACTACCCCGAGATGGTCGACGACGAGTGACGTCCCAAGATCCGGCGCGTTCGCGCGTCGGAGGCTCATCATGCCGCCCGGCAACAACAGCAAACGCCTCGCCCTCGGAACCCTCCTCCTGCTCGGCCTCGCGACCGGCCTCACCGCCTGCGTCGAGCCGATCCAGAGCGGAGGCGTCGTCATGTACGGCGGCGAAGGCGCGCGTGTCGCCGCGATGTGCCGCTTCCGCCGCGGTGCCGAGGGCAAGGCCGGGTTCTGTGCGCCCGAGCCGGAAGCGCCCGCCGCGGTCACCCTCGCGCGCATCGAAGGGGACAAAAAGCCCTTCGCCGGCGCGCTCGTCGAGGCCAAGGCGGGCGACGTCCTCGTCGACAACGGCGCGATCGCGGCGGTGATCAGCGCCTCGGACGGCGCGCTCGTGGACGCTGCCGATTCCGAGATCCGCGAGGACGCGCTCGGGCGCGTGGGGACGTGCCTCGGCGCGCCGCTCGGCTGCCTGACCGGCGTGACGATGAGCTTCTCGCAAGGGCGTGACGGATCGGCGCAGGTGCTTGCGCGTGGCCACGCCGAGGGGGATCCGCGCGTGACGATCGCCACGCGGTACATGCTCGTCCCGGGCGCGCGCGTGATCCTCGTCTCGACCCTGATCACCTCGAAGGCCGACGAGCCGCTCGTGATCCCGAGCCTCGGAGACGCCGTCCACTGGGGCTCGGCCGAGCCGCTGCCCGCGATCGGCAACGAGCCGGCGCCCGCCGCCGCCGCACCGACCGAAGCCCCGTTCGCTGCTGCACTCGGGTCTTCCGTGGCGTACGCGATCGCGCCCGCCGCCGATCGACCCACGCTCGAGATCGAAAGCGCTGCCGGGGCGACGAGCCTCCGCTTCGGCCGGAACGTCACGCTGCCGCCCGGCGGCTCGGCGCGCTACGAGCGGCTCTTCGTGGTGGCCCCGCGCGGCGACACGCTCGGCGTGGTCACTGAGCTCGCCCTCGTCCGCGAGGCGCGTGTGCCGGGCGCGATCGAGCTGCGTTTCGTGGACGAGGCCGGCAAGCCGCTCCCTCCGCCCGCGGATGCGCGCGTCGAGCTCCTGTCCCCGCGGGATACGCTCGTCCCCTTCCTTCGGATCGGATCTTCCGTTGCGGAAGCCGGCGTCGCCGCAGAGGCGCCTCCGGGCGCGTACGAGCTCGACCTTCGCGGAAAAGGGCTGCGCGCGCTCGCCCGGATCCCGATCGAGGTGAAGTCGGGCGAGGTGACGCAGGCGACGATCACCGTAGGCGCAGAAGCTGCGCCTGTGCCCGCGACGGGCGTGCCCGAGGGCGGTACGCCCGCGCCCTGATCGCCGCGGCTCCCGGGCCCCACCAAAGGAACTGCTGCCCGCGCGCGCCTCCGCCGTGGGTTCGTCCGCACGGACGTGCTACGAAAAAAAAGCGCGTTCCATGGTGGATCGGCTCGGCAGAGAACGGCTCCTCGAACTCACGCTCGCGGGCACGCCCGACAGGGCCCTCGCGTCGCTCGTCGCCGCTTCGCCCGAGGACGCGGCCGACCTCGCCGCGCTGCGTGAAGACCTCGCGCGCCTCGGGCACGCCGCGCCGCCCGTCGAGCTGCCGAAGCGCCTGCGCGAGCGCCTCCTCGCGACGCGCCCGCGGCCACGTGGACCCAGGCGGCCCGTGCTCGTGGTCCTCGACATGATCAACGACTACCTCACGCCTGGCCGCCCGCTCGAGGTCCCGCGCGCGCGCGACGTGGTCCCGGCGGTGAAGGAGCGCATCACGTGGGCGCACGAGAAACACGTCCCCGTGATCTACGTGTGCGACGCGCACGAGCCTGACGATGAGGACTTCCGCGACTGGCCGCGCCACGCCGTCACCGGCACCGAGGGCGCCGACGTGTGGCCCGCGATTGCGCCTTCGCCCGGCGATCACCTCGTGCACAAGCGGACGTACAGCGCCTTCACGGGCAGCTCTTTCGGGCCGCTGCTCGACGAGCTCCACGCCGATCAGATCATCCTCACGGGCTGCGCCACCGAGATCGGCATGTTCGCCACCGCGAAGGACGCGCTCGAGCGAGGGTTCGTCGTGACGATCCCGCCCGACTGCCAGGCGGGCATGAGCCCCGTGGCCGAGCACGTCGCGCTCGTGACCCTCGCCGCCCTCGTGCCCTTCGAGCCGCGTTACCTCCGCGCTGCGCCTTGAAGAACCTGCGCGCCGCGTGCGAAGCGGCTCGCCTTGCTCCATGATCGCCGCGCCTGTGATCCGCACCGAGCTCCTGCCCTTCGACCCGCCTGCCGTCGCGCGCGCGGCCGCGCTCCTCCGCGGCAAGCGCCTCGTCGCCTTTCCGACCGAGACCGTCTACGGGCTTGGCGCGCGCGCCGACGAACCGATCGCCGTGCGTCGCATCTTCGAAGCAAAGGGTCGTCCCGCGACGAACCCGCTCATCGTGCACGTCGCCAGCGTCGCCGAGGCGCGCGCGCTCGCGCTCGACTTCCCGCCTGCTGCCGAGCGCCTCGCCGAGCTCTTCTGGCCTGGCCCGCTCACGCTCGTCGTCACGCGTCGTCCCGGCGCCGTCTCCGACGAGGTCGCGGCTGGCGGACCGACCGTCGCGATTCGCGTGCCTGCCGCGCCTGTCGCGCGCGCGCTCCTCGAAGCGTGCCGTTTGCCCATCGCGGCGCCGAGCGCCAACCGCACGACCTCGCTCTCGCCCACGACGGCCGAGCACGTCCTGAAATCCCTCGGCGGGCGCATCCCGCTCGTGCTCGACGGTGGCCCTTGCCGGCACGGCATCGAGTCCACGATCGTCGACGTCTCTCGCAGTCCTGCTGTTCTTTTACGCCCGGGCGCCGTCTCCCTCGACGAACTGCGCCGCCACGTCGACGTCGTCGATCCCGGCGTGATCACCGTCCCTCTCGACGAACGCGCGCCTTCGCCGGGCACCTCCGCGCGCCACTACGCGCCACGCGCCACGCTCGTCGTCGTAC
Protein-coding sequences here:
- a CDS encoding DnaB-like helicase C-terminal domain-containing protein, which encodes MFIYRDEYYNAETTNAKGIAEIIIAKQRNGPTGKVLVRFASSYTRFDNLAPGDYPEMVDDE
- a CDS encoding isochorismatase family protein, translated to MVDRLGRERLLELTLAGTPDRALASLVAASPEDAADLAALREDLARLGHAAPPVELPKRLRERLLATRPRPRGPRRPVLVVLDMINDYLTPGRPLEVPRARDVVPAVKERITWAHEKHVPVIYVCDAHEPDDEDFRDWPRHAVTGTEGADVWPAIAPSPGDHLVHKRTYSAFTGSSFGPLLDELHADQIILTGCATEIGMFATAKDALERGFVVTIPPDCQAGMSPVAEHVALVTLAALVPFEPRYLRAAP
- a CDS encoding L-threonylcarbamoyladenylate synthase; protein product: MIAAPVIRTELLPFDPPAVARAAALLRGKRLVAFPTETVYGLGARADEPIAVRRIFEAKGRPATNPLIVHVASVAEARALALDFPPAAERLAELFWPGPLTLVVTRRPGAVSDEVAAGGPTVAIRVPAAPVARALLEACRLPIAAPSANRTTSLSPTTAEHVLKSLGGRIPLVLDGGPCRHGIESTIVDVSRSPAVLLRPGAVSLDELRRHVDVVDPGVITVPLDERAPSPGTSARHYAPRATLVVVPADEARVELARRRAAGLVTGAALRAPGAAVDPPVEILPADPEGYAAALYAALHRLDDAGCDSVVVEAPPAGSAWAAVHDRLRRASSA